The Candidatus Paceibacterota bacterium genome contains the following window.
CGGAACGCCTTCGTATATGCCCTCGGCGACTCCCGTGCCGACCTCGGTATATTGGGCCTTCTCTATGTTTGCGCGGTGCGTCGGCGAATCCATCCACGCCCTGGTCACGTCTTCGGAATCGGAAAAATTGATAGCGAGGTTCTCGCCCGCATATTCATAGTCATAGCCGACCTGATCGAGCCAGTACCACGGAGTCTTCCCTTCGGGACTGACATGAGCGAAATATCCCTTAGCGGCCATATCTTCGGCCTTGAGCTGGGCAGACCTGTCGAGGACCGGATTATCGGCCAGAGCGCCGAGAGATTCCTTGGCCCGCTCTGCATTCGTGAGATCGCCAAGAACCGCCGGAAGGACCGCGGCCGTGCCCTGGTATCCGCCCATGAAGTTCGAAGTCATGCCGAAGAACGCGAGCGCTTCGCCCAAGAGGAGGAAAAGGACGACGTAACGGGCGGCTTCGCCATGCAAAAGATGCGGGCGATGGCCGTTGCCGCGGTGCGGGACAAGATGGTTTTTTAGCCAAGAAAACATAATCGGTACGATGTCAATATCGTACTCTGTATGGAGGCTTCGGTCAATGGAAAAGTCAAAGATCATGTGACCAGGGTACAAAAAAAGCGCTTAAGAAGCGCTTAATTCGTCCTGAAGACAGGCTGAAAGCCGCAAGAGGCTACTGGTTGAGCGCCCCGATGGTCATAGAACCGACATAGCCGGTAACAGGAAGATCAACTGAAGCCTGGTAGGCCTTAACCGCCGCAAGCGTTATCGGACCGAAATAGCCGGTGCTCGTCGGGAAGGTAAAGAAACCCGCCGCTCGCAAGCGCTCCTGGAGAGCCACGACCGCGTCGCCTCTCATTCCTTGAGAGACAGGGGTCGAGAGCCTTATCGTTGCGGCGCCGAGGACCTGTCCGATCGATGGAGCGCTCGAGGCAGTCGTAGCGACCGAGATTGAAGACCCTGCGCCGGACGAACGACCGCCGGAGCGGGCTGATACTATGCCGGAATTAGCAGTGGCTGTGGCACCGTTGGTGATGCTATATGTCGCGAACGTCGTAAAGTGCTTGGTCCAGACAACAAGGTCAGAGCCTACGTCGATTTTACATTCAGAACCTGCGGCAAGGGCATTGGCAGTAGTTTGATCGTCAGCAACGCAAGTTTCGGTGATCTCGGTAAAAGTAGAGCCCCCGGCAGGAATGAAACCCGCTCGTTTACCTGCCTGACCCGTAAGAACAAGCCTAACAGCCTTATCGAATGTAAGAGTTGCCGTATCAGAGCCAACTTTAATAGCGACGGCGACCGATGCGGTCTGACCTGCTCCTACTGACGGAGCAACAGAAACCGTTGCTACTTCGGGAAGCTTTATCTTGCCATCCCACGAAGAATCGCCGGTGATGACCGTACCAGAAGGTATCTCTACATCGACAGAATCAGCATTCACCGTAATCGCTACAGGGGTAGTAGCCGCAAACGCGGTGACAAGGGTGCTAAGGTCGAGCTTAGCGTCAGTAACGCCTTGAGGAACCGTTACCGATACAGGAGTCACGCTTGACGAGGTAATCGCAACAGACGCACCCGAAGTAACTGGTGCCGGCAATACATAGAGTCTCGTATTGCCCGACATGCTTGAGGTGTATTGAGAGGCATTTACCGTCACATCCTTAGTAACATCATCAATCCAAATGGCAGGACCAGCTTCAGTGTGAGCGCTAGTACCCGTAACCGTAAGAACCGCAGGCGATGTAACGCCGCTGCCCAGATCTACGTTGATACCTCCCCAGCCGTTGTTCGCGGTGGTAATGTTGTTTACATTCACCGTCGAACCGTTAACAATCACTGCTGCATGATCGTTGTTCGATACCGTGACTGAATTCAGGTTCACATCGGTCGACACGTACGCATGGATACCGTTGAGGTTGATACCCGCCGTTCCGTCGATGACGAGGCTTCCGATAGTGACATCGCTCGTATTCAGGATGCCGATCGCGCTGTTGTTGCTATTATCGGTCTTGGTGAAAGCAGGGCTCAAGGTGAAGCCGTTACCATCGAGCGTGAGCGCCTTGGTGATATTCGCCTGTGCGCTGGTCGTGATGTTTCCAGCCAATTCGACGGTGTCGCCTGCCGTAGCCGCGTCGAACGCGGCCTGGAGGTTCGCATGCCCGGTATGAGCAGTCGAGTTGTACACGGGATGAATATCTCCCGAGTTACCGCTATCGGCATTCACCCATGTTTCGCCCGTAGGAGCAGCATAGGTCCAGCCCCAGCTGTAGCCAGAGTTAGGGACCGAGCTGTTAAAATAATACGTGATCCACTTGCCCGTAAGGCCATCGCATTCATTTGCGATGGAGCAGTCAGGATTAGCGATAGGAGCCACTGAATCGTTCGGAGCGACCATGGTCTTTACAACGACCGCGCCTTCCATCGTGCCCGTAATAGGCTGCGAAAGCGTAACGCCCGTCGGGCTGATGCCCGTGGTGGTGAAGGTGCCTATGTCGGTCGCCTTCGCGCAGAAATAATCAGCTTCCGGCCAGATCTGGATGTGGCGATCAAAATTGTCGAGAGCCCAATTACCTGCGAGGCCCGAATCAGGGTCGTTAGCGATGTGATAAGTGGTATCTACGACGGTCGATCCGACATTCACGCATTCGTTGGAAGCAGGCACGTCGGCATGAGCGACTGCGGAGAAGCCGGTAAAGGCAACCGCGACGAACATCGCTGCACTAAAAAACTTTCTCATGAGAGATTATGGATTATAAAGCAACCGAGATGATAAAAAGGTTCTGGCGTTACAGGCATGAGCGTACTCTTGCTCAGGCTTTTTGTAAATAGGACCGACTTTAGTCTTTCTTCAGCTTTTCTTGACCCTACTATCGCGACGAAATGACCTTCTCTATCTCCGGAATGATGCCGTCGAGGCCTATCGTCGCCTTGACGACGAATCTCGCGGCGCCGAGCTCTCGTGCCCGGGCGATCTCTTCCTGCTGGCCGAGATTGGACAGCACGAGGACAGGGATCGGCTTGGTCGCCGGGTCCGCTTTGAGCAATTTCAATATCTCGAAGCCGTCGAGATTCGACATGAGGAGGTCGAGGATCACGACATCCGGCATTTCAGCCCTTACCGTCTCGAATGCCTTGAGGCCGTCGGTGACGATGGCGAGCCTGGCGCCGGTCTTCCCTATGCGGTCAGAGACCATTTTGCCGAGGAACTTATCGTCCTCGATCCATACGATGCTCTTCCCCGAAAGGCTGTTATTCATGGACTAAGTATATCACGCCCTCTTATGCGGATTTCATGCGGCCATAGAGAGCCTGGATCTCGTCGCGCAGTATCGCCGCAGTCTCGAAATCGAGGATCTTTACCGCTTCATTCATTTCAGCCTCTTTTTTCTTTATGACGGCCTTCGGATTCTTGGCGAATTCGGCTTCGTCTATCCTGATCTGCTCTTTGACGGCCTTATCGTGCTCGCTCTGCATCTGGTCGGTGATGTCGCTAATGGCCTTTATGATGGTCTTCGGCGTTATGCCGTGCTTTTTGTTGTACGCCTCCTGGATATCGCGGCGGCGGGAGGTCTCTTTGACCGCGCGCTCGATCGAACCGGTCATGACGTCCGCATACACGATGACGCGACCCTCCACATTACGGGCGGCACGGCCGATGATCTGGATGAGCGACGTTTCCGATCGGAGGAAACCCTCCTTATCGGCATCCAAGATAGCTATCAGCGCCACTTCAGGCAGGTCGAGGCCTTCGCGGAGCAGGTTGACACCGACGAGCACGTCGAATCTGCCGCGGCGGAAGTCGGTGAGAATGTTGATGCGGTCGATCGTCTTGATATCGCTATGGAGGTATTCGGCTTTGACCTTGCGCTCCTTCAGATAATCCACGAGATCTTCGGCCATCTTCTTGGTCAAGGTCGTCAAGATGACGCGAAAGCCTTTGGCGATGGTCTTCTCGGCTTCGGCTATAGAGTCGAATATCTGGCCTTTGTACGGCCCTTTCTCCGTGACCGGCTTTACGTCGACGACCGGGTCGAGAAGCCCCGTCGGACGGATGACCTGTTCGACGATAGCGTCGCTGTTCTCGCGCTCGAATTCGCCCGGCGTCGCCGATGTGTATATAGCCTGCCCCACCCTCTCCTCGAATTCCTGGAACTGGAGCGGCCTGTTATCGCGCGCCGAGGGCAGACGGAAGCCGTGCTCGACGAGCGTCTTCTTGCGGCTCTGATCGCCGGCGTACATGCCGCCCAGCTGCGGGATGGTGACGTGCGATTCGTCTATGATAGTGAGAAAGTCCGGCGTGCCGTCGGCCTTGTGCGGGAAATACGAAAGGAGCGTGTCGGGCGGCTCGCCCGGAGCCTTGCCGCTGAAATGGCGAGAATAGTTTTCGATCCCGTTGCAGTAGCCGACCTCGCGGATAAGCGCCAGATCATAGTTCGTGCGACGTTTCAGGCGCTCGGCTTCGAGGTTCTTCCCCTCTTTTTTGAGCTCTTCGAGCCTCTGCTCGAGCTCCGCTTTGATGGTCTTGAACGCGCGATCGACCTGATCCTTGTCCGTGATGAAATGCTTTGCCGGAAAGAGGAAGAAGACATCGAGAGGCTTCAGTATAGTGCGATTGATAGCGTCGATCTGTTCGATCGACGAAACCTTATCGCCGTCGAAACCGATGCGGTATATGGTCTTTTCGTTTACGGGCATGACCTCGATCATATTTCCGACGGCGCGGAACATGCCGGGCTCTAGATCGGCAGTGGTGCGCTCGAAATGGATACCGATCATGCGGCGGATCATCTCGGCGCGGTCGGCTTTCATACCCTTCGAGACTCTCATGTTGACCTTCTCGTAATTTTCCGGCGAGCCGAGGCCGTAGATGCAGGAAACCGACGCGACGATGATGACGTCCTTCCTCGTCAGCAACGCCTGGGTCGAAGCGTGGCGCAGGCGCTCGATCTCTTCGTTGATCATCGCCTCCTTTTCGATATAGGTGTCGGTCACGGGCATGTATGCCTCAGGCTGGTAGTAGTCATAGTACGAGACGAAATAGTGAACGGCGTTTTCAGGAAAGAATTCGCGGTACTCCTGGGCCAGCTGCGCCGCGAGCGTCTTATTATGGGCGATGACGAGCGTCGGCTTGCCTATCTGGGCTATGACATTGGCCGCGGTGAACGTCTTTCCCGATCCGGTCACGCCCAAAAGCGTCTGGTGGCGAGCGCCTGACTTGATGCTCTTCACGAGACCTTCTATGGCCTTCGGCTGGTCGCCCGCGGGCTTGAATTTGGTATTGATCTTGAATACGGACATATACAGCAATACGGCGCACGAAACGGTCCTGGGCGCCTAGTGCTATGACTATATCGCGCCGCGGCGCATAAGACCAGATACCGCCGGCAAAAAGAAAAAGCCGCGCCAAAACTGGCGCGGCTTGAGATATATGCGGACCGGGAGCGAATCAGTCCCGAACGCCCAGAAAAAAGGCGTTGGAGAGCTGATAGCGCGGAGCGACGTCGAGCATCCGCTTCCCCGGATAGCAGGAGACGAGGACCGGCGTCGGATTCTGCCCTTCATGTCCGGGAGCGACGACCCGACGGAACATCCAGCTCACAGGCCTGTCTTTTCCGAAATAGAGGAGGTCGCCGACGAGGCCCGGGCGATAGCCTTGTTCCGCGATGCGCGCGGCAGCTTCCTGCGGCGAGCACTTCCCGAACTTGAAGAGCTTCGGCTTCCTGCCCCATGTCATGAGCATGCCGGAATAGAGCGAATCGAACCACGGCACGACCATCCAATATTTGCCGAGGGCGACGAGCTCGCTATACGTGAACGCCCGATCGACCGGGATATTGGCATTGGGCCGCGACGCCTGCGGAAGCTGCGCGGGTTGCGGCGGACGCCGCCTGAAGAGGGAGCCGAGCCCGGGACGATACGCTTGAACGTGCGCTGTCGAGTGCATATGTTTCCTTTCCTATTTAGATCGCGTTCCTATGATCCGCTTCGATGCGGATTGTCCGGAACGATGCGCCGATGTAGATGTGATTTTTACGGCGCTTCAAAGAGCTTATACTTACATTATAGCACCGATAACCATATAAGTCAATGCAGGAAAAAAGGGTCACGCGGCGAAGCGTGACCCTGAATTTTCTAGTCGAAGCAATGAGAAATGAAAGGATGCAGTCTCAACCTGAATCAGAGTCGAAGGGTTCTAAGCCTTTGAGCGTGAGCTCGAACTCCTACCTTCGGTCGAGGCGCGGTTTGCGATTCCGTTCCCTGGCTGGCCGCTGGCGGCCTATGCGAGGGGCGCGGGAGGGCGAGGACCAAATTGAGGCGGACGGGGTCCGAACTCAAGAGGAAGCCTTTGCATTCCACTCTTCATTTCTTGCTTTTTCATTGTTTGTTCCTTTTCGTTGTTTGCGAATGGAAGCGGGACCTAAAAGCCGGTGAAGGCTCTCTGCAGTCAATTCTATCCCCCTCTGAAGATTTGTAAAGAAAAGCAAGGCGCCTCTGCCCTATTTTTCGTGGATAGCAGGTGGATAATCGGTGGAAAGCTGGGGATTTCCGGAGAGAGCTCCTAATAAAGCGATTTTTCAGCTCTTGACGCTGACGCGATCCTAATTCTCAGTAGAGTTCATCGCTGCCTGGGTCAGCGGGCCGTAATAGCCGGTCGCAGGCACTCCGTGGGCGGCCTGGAATCGCTTCAGGGCCGCGAGCGTCGCCGGGCCGAATACTCCGTTAGGGGCGGCAGCGAGGTATCCCTTCTGCGCCAAGGTTTCCTGAAGGGACTTCACTGCTTCGCCCTGGTCATGATATTGAAGGCCCGCCGGCGGCACCGATGACGCGGGAGCGGCATTGATCGCCGCCCTTGCCTCTTGAGCCTTATCGGCCGGTATGACGCCGGCGGCGATAAGGGCTTCGATGAAGGTCGAGAGCGTCGGGAGGAGGACGGGACGGGCAAAGCTCGACGGAGCTGCGTCGCTCGACGCGAGGTTAGCGGCCCTGCGCGCCGCGGACGTCTGCGACGACGGCCTCGATCCCGACGAGGATCCCGAGGACGGGCTCGCCGGAGCGGCGCAGGAAGCCGCGGTGAACGATACGACGGAGCCGAACCCGGTGCCGGTCACGTTCGTCGCATAGGCCCGGAAGTAATAGGTGGTCTCGCAGATAAGGGACGATATCGAGGAAGAGAAAGAGGCTGCCCCCGTTTGGGCGCCGAGAGTAGTCGTAGACACCCCGGTCAAAAGCGCCGATGACGTGCCGTATGTGAAGCCCGACTGGGTGGCGTTATTGCCTCCCGTAACCGAGATGGAGCCGTTAAGGTTCGCAGAGGTCTGGCCGATCGAGGAAGCGGAAGAAGTGACGACCGTCGGAGCGGCGCAAGCAGACGTCGTGAACGAAGTGATCGATCCATATCCGGTGCCGCCGGAGTTCGTGGCGTAGGGACGGAAGTAATACGTGGTATTGCAAGCCAGAGAGGAAGCTGACCCCGTGAACGCGCCCGTAGAGAACGAGCCTGATTCGGTCGAGGTCGATATGACCGTCGAGAGATTTGAGGCCGTGCCGTATGCGAAGCCGCGGACGGAAGGGTTGTCGCCTCCCGTAGCGGTGATGGTGCCGTTAAGGGTAGCGGACGCGTTCGTCAGAGAAGAGGCAGCCTGGGCAGTGACCGTCGGGGCGGAAGGGCCGCCGCTCGAAGTCGTGAAGGTCTTGTCCGAAGACGTCGCATAGTTGTTGTCAGGGTCTCCCGATTCGACGCGGAAATGATAGGCGGTATTCGCAGTAAGCCCCGTGAGCGTTACGGAATGAGACGTGACGTATGCCGACGAGGACGAAGCCGAGCCGTACGATGAGCTAGCTCCGTAGCGCACGGTCGAGCTCGCGACCTTGTCGGTCGTCCAAGTTATCGTCGCGGTAGTCGCGGTCGTGCTCGACGCGATCGAAGATATGACCGGCGGCGTCGTAGAAGCGATGTATCGGGTATAAGCCGGATTAGGGTTCGAGCCGTTGAGCCCGTTCGACCCGAAGAGCGTCACCGCCCCGAGATCCGGGCCTATGCCCGGCCACGGAGACGTGTCCCACCATGACGGCTGGCTCGATCGGTAGAACGAGTTCGGAAGCGTGTGATTCGAGTTTCCCGCATCCCACGACGTGGACGAGGCGTTCCAGTCATAGTTGCCGTGAAGCAAGGTCGTCGCCGCCACTCGGGCGTCAGGGAGCGAGATCGATGCGTTGTAGCTCGCGGTGCCGGAGCATGTATCCTGTTCGCAGCCGAGGCGAGTCGCGGTCCCCATGATGCCGGAGCTTCCGAAGATGTTGCCCAGAATGTTCTCGTAGAGGTTGCCGAGCTGGATGTCCACGGCGAACATGCCGACGATCGTCGCGGGCACGGCCTTGACCTCGATATTGTTCCTGAAAGCGGTATTGAAGCGGGACGAACCGAGGACCTGATCGAAGCGCATGATGCCGGCTATGTTCCCTTCCCAAAGGTTGAACATCGGCTGTCCTCCGTGGGTGGTCATGTCGCCCATCAGGTAGTCTGTGGAAAGGCCGTTCTCGTTGATCGGCTGGCGGGAATAGTTATAGCCGAATATGTTCGCCTGTCCGCCGTATTCGGTGATCAGGGAATGCCTGAGATGGACGAAGACGTTGTTCTCGACCAGGCTGTCGGAGGTACGGCCGTAGATCGCGGCGCCGTAGCATGCGTTGCCGCCGCAGTTCAGCTGCCACGTCTGCTCGAACCATGAATCGCGGATGACGGAGCCGTAGTTTCCTTCGAGGTCGACGTGCCAATTCCAGACGTTGAGGCTCTTCACGTTCCTTACCCAGCAATTGATACAGCCATCGAAATATATGTTCGAGCCGGTCCCCGATCCGCTCTGCTTCCTGTCGAGCGCGAGGCTCTCTACGCCCGCCTTCTGATAGCGCGCAGAATAATTCCAAGTCGCCGGATTCATCATGTACTTGTAATCGTAGTGGACGGGCGTCTCGAGATCGAAATAGTTGCTGCCGATAGCGGTGATCTTGTTCGTCTGTCCGATGGTGCGTCCCATGTAGTTGGCCGTATTCTCTTCCGTGTCTCCGTTATCTTGGGAAAGGATGATCTGGTCGCCGACCTGATAAAAGGTCTGGAAGTCGATGTTCGCAGGATCGACGTAGATCCTGGTACTGCCTTTATAGGCTCCTGAATAGACCGGGATGGAGCGGGATGGAGCGGGACCAGCTTCCGCCGCCCAGGATAAGAGTCGTCACGCTCGCGTCAGCGATGATCTTCGTGAAATTCGCTCCGGCGCCGATGAGGCTCTTATTGCTCGGCATAGCGATTCCGCCGGAGATACGGTAAGTGCCTGCAGGAAGATAGCAAGAGGTGTTATCCGCCGCATTATCGAGACAGCTTTGTATAGCCGCCAGGTCATCGGTGACCCCGTTGCCCGTCGCTCCGTCATTCGTGACCGCATTCCTTCCCACGGCGCGGGTCGGGATCGTGAACAGAAGCCCGGCGTTCGTCGTCCAGTCGATCTTCCTTTCAGGCGGTATCAGCTCCTTCGGCGAGCACGCTCCCGTGACGAAGGTGCGGTCGGTGGACGATCCGGTAGCCCCGTTATATCCGAATACCCTGAAATGATAGGTCGTATTGCACGTAAGGTCGTACGCGTTAAAGGCGAACGGAACGGTGGTGTCATAGACAGCCGACGAAGACGTGGCGCTCGTCGAAGAGCTGTACGAGGTCGTAAGACCGTACTGGATGCCGACTTGGGAAGACGCCCCGTACGAGCCAACGACCGTTATCTGGCCGGAAAGGAGCGCCGACGTCTGGCCCACGTTCGACGCGGCATTAGACGAAAGAGCCGGCCATTCGCAGGCGGACGTACTGAACGTCGCGTCGCTCGAAGTGCCCGTGCCGTTTGAGTTCGTCGCGAACGCCCTAACGTGATAGGACGTGCCGCAGTAAAGGCCCCGGACGGTCTGCGAATATGCGCCGGTAGAATAGGATCCCGTCGTAGACGTCGCGAGCCCGTAGGAGGTCGTAGTGCCGAAATTGAAGCCGCGGACGGTCGGAGTAGACGCGCCGATGCTCGTGATCGAGCCGTTGAACGTGGCCGTAGACGTCGAGACGCTCGTAGGCGCAGAGATCGAGAGGAGAGGCGTCGTCGGACACGCCGAGGTAGTGAAGCTTTGATCGCCGGAAACGCCCGTCCCGGCGGCATTCGTCGCCGATGCCTGGAAATGATAGGTCGTATTGCACGTCAGATTGGTCACGACAAGGAAGAAAGCTCCCGTTCCGTAGAGGCCCGGGCTCGAAGAGGCGGTCGTTCCGTACGAAGCGGTCGTACCGTAGTTGAATCCATAGACCGTCGACGATGCATTACCGTCAGCCGTTATGGTTCCGTTAAGCGTCACCGTATCAGAGCTGATGGACGTAGCGGCCTGGACCGTGACCGTAGGAGCGGATGTCAGCACGTACTCGTCGGCGCCGATATCCCACGCCGTGCTATACGGCCTCGATTGGTTATCGATGTCGGTGGAGAACGGGAGATTCGAATCGCCCGAAAAATCGGCACCGAAATTGCGAGCGCCGGTATCGGATCCTGTGAGGTGAAGGTCCCAGGTGGTCGAAGCGACGAACGAGAATGCCCTGTTCTCCCTGTCGTTCGCGCCGGGAGTGCCGAAGGCGTATATCGGCCCGCTTGCCGCGTTATAGTCGGAATCGCTCCATGAGCCGAGGTCCGGGATCGAGCTCGATGCGAGGATGTTGTTCTTGAAGAAAGTCACGTTAGTAGGCGTCTGCAACACCCTTTCGTTGTCATAGAACGTGTTGTTATAGATATAGACGGCGGCCCAAGAGCTTGGGTTGACGGTGATCGACTGGGCCTGGCCGTCGCCTCTCTGGCCTATGAATACGTTGTCCCAGATGCGGATGGTCCTGGTGCCGCCTCCGTCGCCGACATAGCCGAAATAGAGCTGCCAGGACCTGCAGGGAGAATAGGTGGTCGTATCGATGATAAGGAGATTGTTCGAGAGCCGGTAATCATCGGACGTCGTGACGCCCGAGCTACCGATCGCATCAGTGTTACCGAAAGAGGCGCAGTTGTTCGCTACCTTGACCTGGAGGCCCTCGACGCGCATATGGCCTACGGCCATACCGAGGCCAAATCCCGTGTTGTTGGCGTCGCGGGTATCTTGTATGGAGAACCTCGTCGGAGACCACTTTCCCGTATGCCTCTGCGACTGGTTCACTTCGGTGGCCGTATTCCACGGAGCATAGAGGCGAACGTAGTTATTCACTCCCGTAGTGATGCCCGTGAATTCCGTCCCGGCATCCGGACCGGAGTCATAGTACATGGCGAGATTGAGGATATAGTCCCCCGTGACGAGATTGCTCGTATTGAGATGGCTCGAATCGATCGCTCCGGTATTGGCCGCCGACAGAGACGAGAACGCGTGAGCGATGGAATTGACGGTCGCGGCGGTAACGTTCGAAGGGACGCCGCCGGTCGTGGTTATGACAGTCCACTGGGTCGAAGACACCTTTCCGGAGATATAGGCTTTCGAGGAGGTGTTATACGTAATGAGATCGCCCACGCCCATGTTCGCCGCGGTCTGCGCCACTGATAAGGTCGCGACGCCGCTCGATATATCCATCGTCGGCGAGCCGGTCTTGTGGTCGCTCGTATTTTGACCGACGGAGTAATAGATATTCGTCGCCGCCAGAGCAAGGTGAGGGATCAAGGCAAGGCAAGCTGCCGCAAAAAGCTTAAACGCCCTCCGCAAAATAGCAGATCGAAAATTCACGCTCTTAATTATACCCCAAGGCCTCAAGGCCTACTTATCCACAATATTTCGACAGGAAGACGCCTTTGAAATCGCTGAAAGTGCCGGCGATGACCGCCTCGCGCATCCTTTTCACGAGGTCGACGATGAAATAGAGGTTGTGCACCGAACAGAGCATCGGCCCGAGCATCTCGCGGGACTTATGGAGATGGGCGATGTACGCGCGGGTGTAGTTCTTGCAGGCATAGCAGCCGCAATCGGGATCGATCGGCGATTGATCGTCTTGAAATCGCTCGTTGCCGATATGTATCTTCCCTGTCGGCGTATAGACCGTGCCGTGGCGGCCGAGGCGCGTCGGAGCGACGCAGTCGAACGTATCGCAGCCGTTCTCTACACCGAGAAAGAGATCTTCGGGCTCGCCTATGCCGAGCAGGTGACGCGGCTTGTCTTCAGGCAGTATCTCGTTCACCCATTTAACCGCCGTATGGAGGTCGTCTTTATCGAACGATCCGCCGATACCGAAGCCGTCGAAATCCATGGCGGCCAGAGCGGCAGCGCTCTCCTTGCGCAGATCTTCATAGCGGCCGCCCTGTACCACGCCGAAGAGGGCCTGACGCTCGGAGATAGGCTGTGAACGATGGTATTCGAGGCTCCTTTTGGCCCAGCGATGGGTGCGGTCGAGCGCCTCGCGCTGATACGGCTTGGTCTCCGAAGGCGACGTGCATTCGTCGAATGCGAATATGATGTCGGCGCCGATCGTATGCTGTATCTCCATCGATCGCTCCGGCGTTATGTAATGGATCGTCCCGTCGAGCGGCGATTTGAACGCCGCGCCGTCATGGTCTATCTCGACGAGCTTCGGCTTGACCGCTTCTTCGTCGCGCTCTCTCAAGAGCGGCACGTTCGCGACGTCTTTCAGGATTTTTGAAACGCTCGAGCCATATCCCGCGCCCAGAGAGAATACCTGGAAACCTCCGGAATCGGTCATGGTCGGGCCGTTCCAGTTCATCATCTTCTGAAGACCGCCCATGGCGCGGACGCGAGCCTCGCCTGGCTGCATATACAGGTGGTACGTATTGGCGAGCACGGTCTCGACGCCCGCTTCGCGGAGCATCTCGACGGTGAGGCCGCGCACGGCGGCCT
Protein-coding sequences here:
- a CDS encoding peptidoglycan-binding protein → MRKFFSAAMFVAVAFTGFSAVAHADVPASNECVNVGSTVVDTTYHIANDPDSGLAGNWALDNFDRHIQIWPEADYFCAKATDIGTFTTTGISPTGVTLSQPITGTMEGAVVVKTMVAPNDSVAPIANPDCSIANECDGLTGKWITYYFNSSVPNSGYSWGWTYAAPTGETWVNADSGNSGDIHPVYNSTAHTGHANLQAAFDAATAGDTVELAGNITTSAQANITKALTLDGNGFTLSPAFTKTDNSNNSAIGILNTSDVTIGSLVIDGTAGINLNGIHAYVSTDVNLNSVTVSNNDHAAVIVNGSTVNVNNITTANNGWGGINVDLGSGVTSPAVLTVTGTSAHTEAGPAIWIDDVTKDVTVNASQYTSSMSGNTRLYVLPAPVTSGASVAITSSSVTPVSVTVPQGVTDAKLDLSTLVTAFAATTPVAITVNADSVDVEIPSGTVITGDSSWDGKIKLPEVATVSVAPSVGAGQTASVAVAIKVGSDTATLTFDKAVRLVLTGQAGKRAGFIPAGGSTFTEITETCVADDQTTANALAAGSECKIDVGSDLVVWTKHFTTFATYSITNGATATANSGIVSARSGGRSSGAGSSISVATTASSAPSIGQVLGAATIRLSTPVSQGMRGDAVVALQERLRAAGFFTFPTSTGYFGPITLAAVKAYQASVDLPVTGYVGSMTIGALNQ
- a CDS encoding CAP domain-containing protein; the protein is MFSWLKNHLVPHRGNGHRPHLLHGEAARYVVLFLLLGEALAFFGMTSNFMGGYQGTAAVLPAVLGDLTNAERAKESLGALADNPVLDRSAQLKAEDMAAKGYFAHVSPEGKTPWYWLDQVGYDYEYAGENLAINFSDSEDVTRAWMDSPTHRANIEKAQYTEVGTGVAEGIYEGVPTVFVAQVYARPAHHEAPVSDAVVPVPAEASAQPQEVSSDSAASAGDDNVLGASVSSVPAPVAKPTFFQKAAASPRHAANALFLAVGILVALVMIATVAVQAFRGKLDHYDLLTNGILVLAMIGALALANYYLSIRAYPLETSFAGFDSDHNALEK
- the uvrB gene encoding excinuclease ABC subunit UvrB, translating into MSVFKINTKFKPAGDQPKAIEGLVKSIKSGARHQTLLGVTGSGKTFTAANVIAQIGKPTLVIAHNKTLAAQLAQEYREFFPENAVHYFVSYYDYYQPEAYMPVTDTYIEKEAMINEEIERLRHASTQALLTRKDVIIVASVSCIYGLGSPENYEKVNMRVSKGMKADRAEMIRRMIGIHFERTTADLEPGMFRAVGNMIEVMPVNEKTIYRIGFDGDKVSSIEQIDAINRTILKPLDVFFLFPAKHFITDKDQVDRAFKTIKAELEQRLEELKKEGKNLEAERLKRRTNYDLALIREVGYCNGIENYSRHFSGKAPGEPPDTLLSYFPHKADGTPDFLTIIDESHVTIPQLGGMYAGDQSRKKTLVEHGFRLPSARDNRPLQFQEFEERVGQAIYTSATPGEFERENSDAIVEQVIRPTGLLDPVVDVKPVTEKGPYKGQIFDSIAEAEKTIAKGFRVILTTLTKKMAEDLVDYLKERKVKAEYLHSDIKTIDRINILTDFRRGRFDVLVGVNLLREGLDLPEVALIAILDADKEGFLRSETSLIQIIGRAARNVEGRVIVYADVMTGSIERAVKETSRRRDIQEAYNKKHGITPKTIIKAISDITDQMQSEHDKAVKEQIRIDEAEFAKNPKAVIKKKEAEMNEAVKILDFETAAILRDEIQALYGRMKSA
- a CDS encoding response regulator; the protein is MNNSLSGKSIVWIEDDKFLGKMVSDRIGKTGARLAIVTDGLKAFETVRAEMPDVVILDLLMSNLDGFEILKLLKADPATKPIPVLVLSNLGQQEEIARARELGAARFVVKATIGLDGIIPEIEKVISSR
- a CDS encoding peptidoglycan-binding protein, with the protein product MGRTIGQTNKITAIGSNYFDLETPVHYDYKYMMNPATWNYSARYQKAGVESLALDRKQSGSGTGSNIYFDGCINCWVRNVKSLNVWNWHVDLEGNYGSVIRDSWFEQTWQLNCGGNACYGAAIYGRTSDSLVENNVFVHLRHSLITEYGGQANIFGYNYSRQPINENGLSTDYLMGDMTTHGGQPMFNLWEGNIAGIMRFDQVLGSSRFNTAFRNNIEVKAVPATIVGMFAVDIQLGNLYENILGNIFGSSGIMGTATRLGCEQDTCSGTASYNASISLPDARVAATTLLHGNYDWNASSTSWDAGNSNHTLPNSFYRSSQPSWWDTSPWPGIGPDLGAVTLFGSNGLNGSNPNPAYTRYIASTTPPVISSIASSTTATTATITWTTDKVASSTVRYGASSSYGSASSSSAYVTSHSVTLTGLTANTAYHFRVESGDPDNNYATSSDKTFTTSSGGPSAPTVTAQAASSLTNASATLNGTITATGGDNPSVRGFAYGTASNLSTVISTSTESGSFSTGAFTGSASSLACNTTYYFRPYATNSGGTGYGSITSFTTSACAAPTVVTSSASSIGQTSANLNGSISVTGGNNATQSGFTYGTSSALLTGVSTTTLGAQTGAASFSSSISSLICETTYYFRAYATNVTGTGFGSVVSFTAASCAAPASPSSGSSSGSRPSSQTSAARRAANLASSDAAPSSFARPVLLPTLSTFIEALIAAGVIPADKAQEARAAINAAPASSVPPAGLQYHDQGEAVKSLQETLAQKGYLAAAPNGVFGPATLAALKRFQAAHGVPATGYYGPLTQAAMNSTEN